The sequence below is a genomic window from Homo sapiens chromosome 9 genomic patch of type FIX, GRCh38.p14 PATCHES HG1012_PATCH.
AGCACCTGCCTATATTACATTCATTTTGATGGTTTGTATCTCAAAGGAGTACAGTGAACGAAACTTGTTTAAAGATACAccggaaagaaaaagagaagaggcagAGTGGCTTGTTGCCCAGTTTTGTTCTCAAGCTCCTTGGAAGATGAAAACTTTTGTTCTTGGGAAGATCTAAATCTTTATTAGATTCTCCAAGGAATCTGTGGCCCCTTCCAGCCAGTTAAGAGTTGTCAAATAGAAGGAAAAGATTTctaataatgaataaaaacaaacaacaaaatgggAACTCATGATGCTCCAGATGGTGACTTTAAATtggttatatactgtattctggttggaatgtttaaaaaaaaatatacatgtcTATCCTAGCACCACACTGAAAGCGAAAATACCAGGAGCCTAATCCTCTTGCTCTGCCTTGAGAAATGTTTCCAGATCAAAAGGACACGTGACACTGCTCCATGTCCTCCTGACCAGTCCTGCCTCTGCGTAGCCACCCCTGCCCTAAAATCTGAAATTAACTGTGCCAGCGGCTTTGCCGCAATGTCCTCAGCAGTTTCAACAGGAGAAACCAAAAGATGGAAATGGATCCTGAGCTTTCTTGTGACGTCGATGTAGAAACCATTCTCCTAAAGCTCTCCTACTTCTTAAAACACCTCATGCAACCTGGAGAGTCATTATGTTTGAATCACCCTTGCTGCTTACTTGGTCTTTGCTTGAGGTGTGCTAAAGTGTGttataaaaactgaagaaaaataccAATATCTACTGAACACAAGTAGAATGTTTTACCTGGAGGTATTTCAACTCTGGTAATcctgaagggattttttttagtttattgtttTCCAAATGTATTTCTCTCACACGTGGTATGTTAGCAAGACTCCCATTTTCGATATCTGTGATTTTGTTGTTTCCTAGGCCCAGcctaaaaatgatataaaatgcaTCAAGTCTTACACAGATGGTTAGGTGTGATAGAGTTAGCTGAAAACACCGCAAACTAGTTAGAATATAAGCCTGtcctatttatatatatgttcaaaGATATTTCATTACTTTATTTAATAACCTACTTCAGTATGTAACAACTATCTTCCAGTTTTGTCAGAAAATTCTTTGACCTAAATTTAACAAAAGGGAAATTTGAaaagtcattttcttcttttcacttgatTCGCCCCTATCAGCAGAGGTGGTAATAAcggtggttctttttttttttttttttttttttaagatggagtctcgctctgttgcccatgcccaggctggagtgcagtggcacagtcttggctcactgcaacctcagcctcccgagtagctgggattacaggcgccctccaccatgcctggctaattttcgtattttttagtagagatggggttttaccatgttagccagactggtctcgaactcctgacctcgggatctgcccgccttggcctcccaaagtgctgggattacaggcgtgagccaccacacccggccaattgtggttctttctagttttccctTCACACTCTCCAGTTCCAACAGCAACTGGCTAAACAGACAGTGATCTCTACCAGGGTCCCTGTGCACATTCTCCAGGAGGTATCATTCTAAGTTAAAATTTTGGGAACGTTTACCTTTGTAGTTCTTTGTATCGTTTAAAATCCTCAAGTTCCACtgttgaaattttattataatctAAGTGAAGCTCCAATAAAGTTGGTGGTAAGCCTAATAAGAAGAGAAATATATATGTTAAGTCAAGTATCACTAAGCCCAATTGactatttgtttacttttcaagTTTCAGATTATGGATTTAGGCAACTTTTTAGGcactaactcttttttttctttgagacagagtttcactcttgttgcccagactggagtgcagtgccgtgatatcagcttactgcaacctccatctcctgggttcaagcagttcttcggcctcagcctcctgagtagctgagataacaggtatgcaccaccatacctggctaattttttgtactttttagtagagatggggtttcaccatgttggccaggttggtttcaaacttctgacctcaggtgatccacccccctcggcctcctaaagtgctgagattacaggcgtgagccaccacacccagcctggtacCTACTTTTTATTAACTTCTTATTATGGTAAAATTGTAACCATTCATAAAATAGTAACTAGTattatgaaccaccatgctcagcttcaACAGTTATCTCCATTTTTCCTATCTTGTTTTATCTACTCTTAATTATTTATTGAtctgtttatctatttttattttgccatatTTCTTTTGCTGGAGTATTTAAAGTCAAATCTTATACATAATGTCATTTCTTCTATAAATTCTTCAATTAGATGTCTCTAACTGATAAGGtcatcttgttttttgttttttgttttttaacataacCACCCTGTTAATATCACATCTAACAAGATTAATACATTCTTTACTGTCATCTAATATAGTAAAGTTTCCCCACTTGTCTCAAATACGTCATTTTACAGTTGATTTGTTCAAGTTAGGATTAAATGAAGTTTACAGAATACATTTGGTTCTTATCGCTCTTGAAATCTCTCTTAATGTACAACATACtccctccttttttctccctcttcttttgatttatttccatattaatttGTTTGAGACACTCCTTTTGTGGATTTGGCTGACAGCTTCCATGTGATATCATTTATCAGGATCCTTTAACTTCTTCCTATGCCCTGGTAGTCAGATGCAGAGAGACATTCAGATAAAAGCAAATCAGCCTTTCACCTGAGGGTCTTAGCATTCATGCACGATTGTTGCCTAGATCCATTCTGTCATTAGGAATTGGAAAATGGTGACTTCCTGATGTCATTCTTGATGGATTTATTAGCTGGAATTCTTCTCtaaagaattttctttcattaattatttAGTTACTTTGTAAGATTGTTTTTATAGAAAAGGCAGCAAAACTTGATTCATTCAAGTAATGAATTCATGCAATGCCCAGAGGTGACCAGTtaaggttttttgtgttttttttaaaacaccattATAAACACGGATTTTTACCCTATTTGATATGTTCAGGTCATTGcagtatttattctttcttttcttttcttttcttttttgtggcagggtctcactctgtcacccaggctggagtgtagtagcgcagtcttggctcactgcagcctccgcctcccaggttcaactgattctcttgcctcagcctcccaagtagctgggactacaggtgtgcaccaccatgcccagctaatttttgcatttttgatagacatggggttttaccatattggccagactggtcttgaactcctgacctcaagcgatccgcctaccttggcctcccaaaatgctgggattacaggcatgagccactgtgcctggctctattCTTTCAATTAGCAGTAGTTTTTGTGTAAGCTAAGTGTATCTGTAGTACCCCCGCACATGGCAGGTGCCCAGTGAATAATCGTTCTTTCTCTTCTCAACGGGGCATATCCTGACCCCCACTCTCCCCAAATGAACTGAAGCTGGAATGAAAGGGACTGACCAGAAGATTCCATCAAACCTCATTTTGTTAGCCCTATATACAAAGTATTATTTGTCAACCCAAGTATCTGGTTAGCTAGCTGGAAAATGCTCTCCTTTTTTCAAGTCTTGATGAAATATTTCCCTTCTATATTAGCAATAAAGACGGATGAAGATAATTGAAACATCTTTATGAATAGCAATAATAGTTTCCATGACTGAATTTATTTTGATAACAGaatctattttgaattttaaaataaataaactagggagcagaaaaataattcttctaAACTGAGAAGGTTCTAATTTCTTGAATTTTGATTAATTGAGCTTAATTGTATTTATGGAATGATTATGTGGACCCTCCAGTATGTAAGGTAAAGGTTCTGTCCTCAAAGACATTATTTGCTAATTTAGAGCAGATCCAtcatacatacaaaaatcactagaaaAATAGCTGGTGCAACGTGCCAGCGAATCTAGAATAGGTTGTACAAAGTTGGAAGAGAATAATCTCTGGGAGAGGACTTGTAGAAGTTGAGGGAACTGTTGTGTCCCTTAGGAAATGGGGAAGGTGGGTAACCAGAGAGAAGATTGAAGTGTAGCCTCTAGGATAAAACGAGCAGAGGTGTGAATTTGGCAGAAGCTCAGTAACTGCTGACAAATGTTAGCACACTTTTGTACCGGAATTTCTGTTCCCACCCTGTCTTCAAACAGGTCTCCCCTCTTCCCCACATAATATTATGCAGTAGAACTTCCTGAACGAATAGGAAAGAAGACATTTTCATCCTGTCCACATGATAACTTGTTGGGTCTGGTAAGGACCCTCAGGATACCTGCATCCTTTCATCTTGCCACAGGGGGTAATACTGACTGGATTATGCCATGCAGGCAGTCAGCTTTCACAGGTTAGTGAATTCTGAATGTCAAGGGGATTTGAAGGAATAGTTATTTAAGTTGAGAGATTTGATTCCAATTTAAATTTCTAAAGATTCCTTTTGGCTTTGAAAGAATCTTGAAAACTCATGAGAAGTTAAACCTTTACTTTTAAGATACACtttgaaatttaaatagaattttgcAGTGTAGGAAAGACTTTTGGTGTGAACATAAAGAATGGCCATGTCAGGAGATGTGGCCTGGAACAGcagctccctcctccagccctgtAGGctgtcctcctctcctccctctaccttcctcttttccttgtcTTCACTCTCCTTTACTGGATGTTATCTTCCAGCAGATGAAAGGGATTTTATATGTTTAACTTATTGGGTagcatttgcattttttgttgtttttctaaaatggGAAGGTAAATGTAACATTTTTGGTTTCTTGTAGAAAAACATCCACCTCCTTTAAAGCTACACTGAGGTGTTTTTTTGGATTTGTATAGTTCTGAATTAAACTGTTGTTTTCCTGGatagaaaagttatttttcctcttttactttAGATGATCTTTAGGTGACCTAAGTGAAAGGTCACCTCTTGATTAATAATAACAGCTTTACTGtgtcttttaaattatctgtatatgtttgttttattgatcttctgGATCAGGTGAGTAGATTAGAGGGGGTCGTGATGAAGTTGCTGCTTTAACTCATGGATACTGAAAGACGGAGCTGTTGGAAAGTAAAAATATGTTGTTAATCATAGGGGTTATTTTTGGCCCAGTTAGTCATCAAAGCAAAGAGAGCATGTGCCCTTGTTGGGAATAAGGAAAGCAAGACTTTGAGCAAGAGTTCCAAGAAAGGCAATCCTATGCAGCTAATCATCAGACAGGGAGCTTGGAAGTAATGGGTTAGAACACTGGTCATCTGGCAGACTTAAGGAGCATTCTACTTGAGGTGCTAGCCTTGGGTCACACAAAGCCATGATAAAGAGCACAGTGCTCATCTTGGTAATGATTATGTCACAGGTGGTCACTTCCTACGTGCTGGATGTTGTCCTCAGACCTTTCTGTGTATTGGCCCATTAGTCTTCACAGTACACCTGGGAAGAAGCTGGGTACAAAATGCCTTGCCTTGAATGGCATGTCCATTCCTGCCAGAGCCAGGGGCTGCCCAGTCTGGGCTCATAGGCTTCACCTCAAACTGTGGCTAAATGCCTGGGGACAGGGTCTCTTGCCCCATCtatctttctctgctttcttctgtATAGAATTCTCTACCTCTAACAGGTACTGCACAGAATGACAGGTATAAATGAGTAAATgtcaggaaagagaaggaaaactaaaagttCATTGCTTCTTAATGTTTATTCTTAGTGGagtaaaaaaaattgtggctTAATTCTGTCAGGAAAAAGGCACTACATATggcattttatgtgtgtgtagacTATATTGACCAGATTTACTGGTGCAAAGATTTCTAGTTGCAGTGTATACTGCACAGTTTACAATATTAGATTGAATCGTTATTGAAAGGTGACAACTTTAAAATACCATATCTTAGATAAAGTAAATACAAACCTTTAGGAACTGAGGTCAGTTTTGCTTCTGCAATTCTGATATGGAACACCGTCACCCCTTCAAATGCCCCTGGCTCTATCCCATTATTATCAAGAGGGTTTGCACTCATTTCTGTCAGGGGAGAATGACATGACTTAGCACACATAGGTTGTATATAAAGGAAACTCACAGTGCAGAGAGACACATCCCAAGAATGAATATCCCAAGAAGCGTGAGCTTCATCCTTTAGGCTCATTTTCACTCGGTATATCTGCTTCTGTCTATCTACTGTCCTTTCTGTCAGCATCAGAAAAATACGGCTTTGTATTATGTAAACTGGAATATATGAGAAGTTCACTATTTTTCACTTTGAATTACCATATCAGTGACATTTTCACTCTCCTCCAACCATGAGCACAATTAAGGTTTTGTTATTGTAATAGTGCATCAAAAAAGATCATCCTTCATATAATccaaaatgtttatgtttttctgtgtacatttttgtgtcttaaactttttttaaattgtaagtcAATTAGAAATTGTTGTTTTGTTAGCAGAAATATAACCTTGAAGAAATGCCAGTAAGTGAGGCCAGGCACTTGgttgaattaaatgaataaatgaattagtatCTTGGTTATGAATTTTGAATGGATATTATAGGGAGATGGCATGGTTATATGATAGGTGTCAGAAATAAAATCAGGTAGAGTTTTAAATATAAGACAAAAAATTCCTCACATCGATAATCTTAAAGCAGATAACCAAATGTTAGGTGCACATTCCAAATAATATCCAAACTAATTTTGTGTATTATATTTGAGTAGCTTAtgcaatacattaaaaatactacctttaaattaaataataagttatattttattaGGGTCTGGTCAGAAACAGAAACCACGCTAAGTGTTTCAaaggaggttcttttttttttttttgagatggagtttcattctgtcacccaggctggagtgcagtggcgcaatctcggctcactgcaacccctgcctcctgggttcaagcaattctcctgcctaagcctcccgagtagctgagattacaggcacctgtcaccacacccggctaatttttgtatttttagtagagacagggttttactatgttggccaggctagtctcaaactcctgaccttaggagatccgcccgccttggcctcccaaagtgttgggattacaagcgtgagccaccaggcctggcctcaaAGGAGGTTCttcagggagagagagacagtatTACGaagatcatattttctttaagtgCTAAACATTTTGTTGGACATTTTAATTGGTTTATAAATGGCTTATCTAGGCAAagattattcaaaaattaattttggaaattattcttAATAGTGACGATAAAGTGTTCTACATCTGcttgtttgttataatttcaagATGTCCCATTCATTTGAAAAACTTACCCAAAACGTGTAAAGCATTCATTCCTTTGAATGTgtccttttgtattttcttaactttattttcATGAATTCTGAGTTCTGCTAATGATTTGGGAAGATTAAGTGGTATTTCACTTAGTTGATTGTGGGACAGATACAGCCTTCGCAACTTCTTTGTGGTTAGAAAGGCTTTTGGGTGAATCTTCGTTAGCTTGTTGTTGTTCAGGATCAGACCCTTGATCAAGCATAGAAAGTTACACAATATTAGGAAGTGGATTTGATTTACCAGTATTCTACAGTGATTAGCCAATGATGGAAATCAGTACAATTTATATCAGTGGTGTACTAGATCACCCATGTAAAAACTTTCCCAGCCCAAtctaagcttttaaaaaaattttactactGAGTTAGAAAAGTGCAGAGCTATAATAATTAATGTTGTGCCATTGGTTTAGATAGAAGTGCATCTTTTTAATCTTTGAATAGATAATACTTTCATATGGCTAAGCCTTCAACCTCTACTCAGCCTCCTATTTCCCTTCAGGGAAGTGACCAGTGATATTATCTTTATCTTATCTTAAAATCTATTTACTCTACAAAACTATGTTTAGTGCACACCAAATATACTTTTgcatgattttgtctactttgaaaacctcatttctttcatatttacTAATGTTTACCATTTCTCCCAGAACAGAGGCCtgtaaggaaaaaaatcctaCCATGTGCCCTCAGCATTCTGGCATATTTTAGATATTGGGGATATAGTAATGGATCCTGAGAAATGACTCAATCTCTTATCAGTTTTTTGGGTATTTCTCAGGGCAATAAGACAGCATCCTCCAGAGGAGGTCTAATAACTCCAGAGAGTAAAAAGAGCTCGTACCAGTGTGAGTGTGCTCTCTGCACAAGTCTTTTGCAACATGTCCAAGGGTGCATGGCTGCTTGGGTGACCAGCCATCTCAGTCTGCCCAGATCATGAGATTATGGGATGTGGGGATTTCAGAACCCAAACTGGGAATGTCCTAGGCAAACTGGGACATGTTGGTAACTCTGATAAGGATTTTCATTGCAAAATGAGCATAGCTCAGTTCTTTACTCTTTGCCAGATTGTTCAAAGAGAATTTCTGTGTTTACCAAGAATGATGACAGGCCACTAAGCGTCTTCAGGACCTTTTTGTCCCTCTTTACCAATCCAGGTCATCTGATTTTCTCAAGGAGCAGCTCtagattcattcattttatgattttgttCTCAAATTCATTTCACAAAAATCTCCCTTTGTTTAATATGCCTCACTGGTATTACTcatattgttgttgtttttccatgGCAGAAATACACATTTTGGTTGCTCAGTAAACTTGTATCTGCACGTTTCCTCATCTCACTCTTGGCCCTTTGTGCTTTCCTTTTCTCACCCTCTGGAAATTCCAGATATATCACTATTGCTAAAAGTTTCACCAAGAAAGGGTAAGCCTAGGAGAAGAGGTGAAACTACATTTTGTTACCAACTGGTAAAATATCCTCGTTTGTGAGTGTGTGATGCCAACTAAAAgtatcttctcttttcctttggttACACTGAAAAATGAGGTGAGGGGAATTTAACAACTTGGTGGATCATCAAGATGGTTTGTGAATCCTCTCTTGATTCCAAGAGGTAAATTTAGCAGGAATTATTACTCTCCTTTTAGTGATGAGGAAATGCGTAAAGTGAAGAAAGGTGACTTGCCTATGCCATGCAACAAGTGAGGGTTAGAGAGGCCCCACCACAAAGTGAACCTGTGCGTCAGTGAGATCCAAGTCTAGTGCACTGGGcttttattagtttgtttttcctaattaaaaCATGCAGTTGTTGGAACtgcataaaaggaaggaaaagtaatACAAAACTGTGTAAGAGGTTTTGTGCAGCACTGGTAAGAGCCGCGCCACATGGTGGACTGCCTGCCCTGCATGGTGAGCTGGCTGAGTGATCCAGTTAAACTGCACTCTCAGTGCTGGCTTGATTATCACAGAGCTTCCAATTCATCATTAACAAACAGTGTAAGGACAGAAGATGAGAAGAGCATAGCCATTCAGTAGTAGGACAGTGATTCATGCCACATGTGTCTCATAATGGCTGGAAGTGAGCTGGGAGGGCTGTGATTGTGTTCAGTGATTTTGCTCTGACTGTATCATCCTTTGTGTAAGAACCCAAGTGCCAAACAAGCAGCTAAAACTTAACACAGAGAATTTGTAGAATGTCTAAAAAATAGTTTGATTCTCTTAAAAGACAGGTACCATATAAGGTGatactataattatataaatgttttgtAATTGTGTGGTATACCTACAATTCAAGTATAAAGCATGtactttaaaaagtgatttacATCAGTACACCTGGTCAGTCTGCTAATAGTAGCTTGGCAGTAATACTACTTAACAGCTGGGGGCTTTCCCTCCATTGCTCTACACCTGACATGCATTTCTCAAAGGAAATCAAGTAGGTCTAAGAAAGCTCCTGATACCATTTAGTTTCTCATTTCCCTGTGAATAACAAGAATAAGTATGGACTAAGTCCCTGGAATGCTcctaaaatgtaataaaataatgatatgatGAATTTAAAACTTTCATAGCCCCAGTATTAAATATGCCATTAGTTATTATTCTTGTGGTTATCTAAGCTGAAAAGGGGTTGAAGAAGTGGTAAACGCATCAACAGGCTATATTTCCAACTTCTGTTGGTGGAATAATGGCCTGCCATTCTCCAAAAGATTCTGTGGCCTAAAGTTAGTGGGGTGGACTGGGTGGATCCTCGGTGGAATCCATTGTGTCATTTCTGACTGTCTTAATGTTTTAGTGAGACCTAACTTATAAATATATGCTCTTCTAGTTGCTCTTTTATATTGATAATGGAGGCTTACCAGATCTGAGCTGCCTGCACACTTTGAAAGTGAAAAGAGCAGACAAGGTGCTGGCTACCTGACCGGGCAGTGTGAGAGCTGGATTTTGTAGGGAGGCTTGATGCAAGGATTGAGCATCCCTCAGTCTGCCTTAAGTATGATCAGCATGCATGTCCTCAATCCCAGGGTGACAGGGAGGAAGAGATGGGCCAGCAGGGTCCACTGCACTGACCCAGGGTGACAGGGAGGCATGGTGACCCCACATCTCTCAGACACAGGAACAGGCCAGGCCTGCATGGTAGCAAGGGGCTAATATTGTTATGGTATTTTCTACCCTGTTCTCTTAGTTTTATCTTATCTAGAGATGACAgactttaaatttgttttctccaGCACAGCCTGAGAGTGTGGGGAAATGGCCTGGAATAGCCAGGCCTGGCTTACCACCTCAGATGATACAGAACCAGAGCTCTTCCTCTAACACCATGCCAGAGTCAGCGAGGCAGGAGCTGTGCTGAGGGGAGGCGGTGGCGGGGGAAATGAGGTGCTCCTCCAAACCCAATTTCAGACTAAATCAGAAATTTTACTTGCTAAAATCTGGAGACTTCGAAatgatttttttggtttgtttttgtttttaagacagggtcttactgtgtcacccaggctagagtgcagtggcatagtcacagctcactgcaacctctacctcttggcTAAGACTAcgtgcaccaccaccatgccaactaattttgtattttttatagaggtggagtcttgttgtgttgcccaggctgatctcgaactcttgggctcaagtgatccgcccgccttggcctcccaaagtgctgggattataggcatgagccaccacacccagcccaaaatgttaaacatggaaGTAGTAATCTTTTAAATCCTAGAATATTAAAATGATACTAATAcagtaaagaaaaaattcttttcttctttaaagatcCAATAAATAAgccatacatgtatatattaatcAATCAGATATATTCTGTGTGCTGCTGTTAGAGATTTGTGGTGTCTTAACACGTTTGGGTAGAGATTTCTTACACTGTTTGCTAATGATTGCTGTAAGTAAttgttttcttgttcattttaATGTATAGTGACTGTTACTACCTGAATAGATTGTAAGCTTATTTGAGGACCATTAAACTCAGCCCACTACATTTTACATGgctattatttaataaacatcCATTGAATTAGACTATTAATTGAATGaaatctataatttttaattgactagAACGCTGTTGAATGCAGGGATTTTTGtcattctttacagaaaagtAAGACTTGTTTATACTAACATAGTATAATTAATCATTATAGCAAAGATACAGAGTTTTCACTTAAATCTTTGAAAGTATGAGGATATATTCTTACATAAAGTGAAGTGAgtcctttaaaatcattttctttgatttccttaattttattgttttgaagaTCAAGCATTCGAGTATCAAATGGAATGTTGGTTGGGACTGAGGTCAAACCttagaaagaaacaaacatattatataatagaGAATCATGCTGAAGATGAGATTACTAATATGgtagaaatatacattttttaaaacccatgATTATCATCAAGTTACAGATGACTTAACAGTCATAACAGATGacaaaaaaaacattgttttggGGGAAGACCTCAGGACCTTTTTGAGTAACTTATTAATTTTTACAAGGTGTCTAGATTGGTATAGTTGTCACTACTCATCCCCTCTAAGGTGGAATAAAAGGAGATAAATTGGAGCGGCCTTAGTGGCTGTGAGAAGGTGACCAACCACTGAGGTGCAGCTTCTGTTGATGTACCTTTGGCTGAGGAATGTTAGCTTTCTTTGCAAATTTTCAGGCTGTTATAGTGCTAAATTGGAGCATATGGGTcttgataatttttctttctttttttttttttttgagatggagtctcgctctgttgcccaggctggagtgcagtggcatgatcttggctcactgcaacctcggcctcccgggttccagcagttctcctgcctcagcctcctgagtagctgggattacaggtgtgtgccaccacgcctggctaatttttgtatttttagtagagacgaggtttccccatgttggtcaggctggtctcagactcctgacctcgtgattcgcctgactgggcctcccaaagtgctggtattacagtcgtgagccaccgcacccagccgggtCTTGATCATTTTAAGAAGCCTTAGATAGTTGtgtttagaaaatggaaaaattagatttttttcatgtatattaCCAAAAACTTTACCACCCATTTCCTTTAAGTAATTAACTTCTCTAATTAGTTGTAAATTCTTTGATTTCCACATACTGATtcatatattattctttttttttttttttttaacttgagacagtcttgctctgtcgccccggctggagtgcagtggcgccatctcggctcactgcaacctccacctcctgggttctagtgattcttctgccttagcctcccgagtagctaggatgtgtaccaccatgcctggctaattgttgtatttttactagacacagcgtttcgccatgttggccaggctagtctcgaactcctggactcaagcgagatgcctgccttggcctagaTGTCAGTACACTTTTGATAGAACCGTCCTCACTCCTGAAGTGTAGTCATACATTTAATAGCCAAAAATTGAAGAATTGAAAATCTAGTATTTGAATATCAACATTCTATCCTACAGCTCTATGTACTTTTCCTTTCTATACTTTAaaattggtcaggcatggtgccttacgcctgtaatcccagcactttgggaggccgaggtgggtgggtcacttaaggtcaggagttgtaagaccagcctggccaacatggtgaaagaaaccccgtctctactaagaatacaaaaattagctgggcattgttacacgtgcctgtagtcccagctactc
It includes:
- the ASPN gene encoding asporin isoform 1 preproprotein (isoform 1 preproprotein is encoded by transcript variant 1) gives rise to the protein MKEYVLLLFLALCSAKPFFSPSHIALKNMMLKDMEDTDDDDDDDDDDDDDEDNSLFPTREPRSHFFPFDLFPMCPFGCQCYSRVVHCSDLGLTSVPTNIPFDTRMLDLQNNKIKEIKENDFKGLTSLYGLILNNNKLTKIHPKAFLTTKKLRRLYLSHNQLSEIPLNLPKSLAELRIHENKVKKIQKDTFKGMNALHVLEMSANPLDNNGIEPGAFEGVTVFHIRIAEAKLTSVPKGLPPTLLELHLDYNKISTVELEDFKRYKELQRLGLGNNKITDIENGSLANIPRVREIHLENNKLKKIPSGLPELKYLQIIFLHSNSIARVGVNDFCPTVPKMKKSLYSAISLFNNPVKYWEMQPATFRCVLSRMSVQLGNFGM
- the ASPN gene encoding asporin isoform 2 precursor (isoform 2 precursor is encoded by transcript variant 2), giving the protein MKEYVLLLFLALCSAKPFFSPSHIALKNMMLKDMEDTDDDDDDDDDDDDDEDNSLFPTREPRSHFFPFDLFPMCPFGCQCYSRVVHCSDLGLTSVPTNIPFDTRMLDLQNNKIKEIKENDFKGLTSLYGLILNNNKLTKIHPKAFLTTKKLRRLYLSHNQLSEIPLNLPKSLAELRIHENKVKKIQKDTFKGMNALHVLEMSANPLDNNGIEPGAFEGVTVFHIRIAEAKLTSVPKDNLPSF